From Drosophila nasuta strain 15112-1781.00 chromosome X, ASM2355853v1, whole genome shotgun sequence, one genomic window encodes:
- the LOC132795959 gene encoding pancreatic lipase-related protein 2 has product MYVANTTGGLMLQTMLYLANHTSRAAVNTLIDLPPAPKSDINEVKCFGVYGCFPINGPWNTVTRTISVHPQKPSEIEAHFTLHTRSTLDQPKFIDLTDPDAVQGLGINPRGRIYLLVHGYLEYSNIPWMLEMAKALLNNCQDNCSVILIDWGHGANPPYVQAVANIRLVGAITAHVIHMLYEELQLPNLDKVHIIGHSLGAHLSGYAGTHLQRDFGLKMGRITGLDPAAPLFTDTDPIVRLDRTDAHFVDVVHTDANPLMKGGLGIIQRLGHVDFYPNGGFDNPGCNKKLQDVMKNNQKATLFLTMQEFLGCNHIRSEQYFTESIDSKCPFLGITCDSYDSFKDAKCSSCDEPGRLCMRMGLHSAHDYRQAQARGLINSKDTPPVFYLMTGERQPFCRQHYKITVRVSSHDESTLHGGEIGTLSIRVHDEHSRKSTERMKFSPKPMYFEPGYEYTALLAGKDLRDPGHATVFWEYSTNFLNPLTWRLLSAPRVYLEYVLIESMESSETYVKLCPLHEGAILSNTENVLHTHYCKD; this is encoded by the exons TACTTGGCGAATCACACGAGTCGTGCGGCAGTCAACACACTAATCGATCTGCCACCTGCCCCCAAAAGCG ACATCAACGAGGTGAAGTGCTTCGGCGTCTACGGCTGCTTTCCGATCAACGGACCATGGAACACTGTGACACGCACGATCAGCGTGCATCCGCAGAAGCCATCGGAGATCGAGGCGCATTTTACGCTCCACACACGAAGCACACTCGATCAACCCAAGTTTATTGATCTCACCGATCCGGATGCTGTGCAAGGATTGGGCATAAATCCCCGAGGTCGCATCTATTTGCTAGTCCACGGCTACTTGGAATACAGCAACATACCATGGATGCTCGAAATGGCCAAGGCGTTACTAAACAACTGTCAGGACAATTGCAGTGTGATCCTCATCGATTGGGGTCACGGTGCAAATCCACCCTACGTCCAGGCTGTGGCCAATATACGATTGGTGGGAGCCATAACGGCGCATGTCATTCACATGCTGTACGaggagttgcagttgccgaATCTGGACAAGGTGCACATCATTGGTCACTCGCTGGGCGCCCATTTATCCGGCTATGCGGGCACACATTTGCAGCGTGACTTTGGCTTGAAAATGGGACGCATTACGGGCTTGGATCCCGCGGCACCGCTCTTCACCGACACCGATCCCATTGTGCGTTTGGATCGCACCGATGCGCATTTCGTGGATGTTGTGCACACTGATGCGAACCCCTTGATGAAGGGCGGCCTGGGTATCATTCAGCGTTTGGGACACGTTGATTTCTATCCGAATGGAGGCTTTGATAATCCCGGCTGCAACAAGAAGCTGCAGGATGTGATGAAGAACAATCAGAAGGCAACGCTCTTCCTCACGATGCAAGAGTTTCTCGGCTGTAATCATATACGCAGCGAACAGTATTTCACCGAGAGCATTGACAGCAAATGTCCCTTCCTCGGCATCACCTGTGACTCCTACGAC AGCTTCAAGGATGCCAAATGCAGCAGCTGCGATGAGCCGGGACGTTTGTGCATGCGCATGGGCTTACACAGCGCACACGATTATCGCCAAGCGCAGGCACGTGGTCTGATCAACTCAAAGGATACACCTCCGGTGTTTTATCTGATGACTGGTGAGCGTCAACCGTTCTGCCGTCAACACTACAAGATCACAGTGCGCGTATCCAGTCACGATGAGAGCACGCTGCATGGCGGTGAAATTGGCACGCTCTCCATACGTGTGCATGACGAGCACAGTCGCAAGAGCACCGAACGCATGAAATTCTCACCCAAACCGATGTACTTTGAGCCCGGCTACGAGTACACGGCACTGTTGGCCGGCAAGGATCTGCGGGATCCGGGACATGCGACGGTCTTTTGGGAGTATTCGACGAATTTCCTCAATCCGCTCACCTGGCGACTGCTCTCGGCGCCACGCGTCTATCTGGAGTACGTGCTCATCGAGTCGATGGAATCGAGTGAGACGTATGTGAAACTCTGTCCGTTGCACGAAGGCGCTATTCTCTCGA